Proteins from a genomic interval of Trifolium pratense cultivar HEN17-A07 linkage group LG6, ARS_RC_1.1, whole genome shotgun sequence:
- the LOC123888349 gene encoding probable galactinol--sucrose galactosyltransferase 2 isoform X2, producing MVYMHAGTNPFEVINQAVKAVEKHMQTFHHREKKRLPSFLDWFGWCTWDAFYTDVTSEGVEQGLKSLSEGGTPPRFLIIDDGWQQIESKAKDPGCVVQEGAQFATMLTGIKENVKFQKKKNGQNNEQPEQTSGLKHLVDGVKQHHNVKNVYVWHALAGYWGGVKPAATGMEHYDTALAYPVQSPGVLGNQPDIVMDSLSVHGLGLVHPKKVFNFYNELHAYLASCGVDGVKVDVQNIIETLGAGHGGRVSLTRSYNHALEASISRNFSDNGCIACMCHNTDGLYSAKQTAVVRASDDFYPRDPASHTIHISSVAYNSLFLGEFMQPDWDMFHSLHPAAEYHAAARAIGGCPIYVSDKPGNHNFDLLKKLVLPDGSVLRAKLPGRPTRDSLFVDPARDRTSLLKIWNMNKCNGVVGVFNCQGAGWCKVEKKTRIHDTSPGTLTGSVCASDVDFIHQVAGAEWHGETIVFAYRSGEVIRLPKGVSIPVTLKVLEFELFHFCPIQEIAPSISFAAIGLMDMFNTGGAVEEVEIHTASDNKQELFDGEVVSELTTSSLSPNRTTTATIALKARGSGKFGVYSSQRPLKCTVDGAVTDFNYESETGLTTFSIPVPQEEMYKWLIEIQV from the exons GGCTGTGGAAAAGCACATGCAAACATTTCATCACCGTGAGAAGAAAAGA CTACCATCTTTTCTTGACTGGTTTGGTTGGTGCACATGGGATGCTTTCTATACTGATGTAACATCTGAGGGTGTTGAGCAAGGCCTGAAAAG TCTATCAGAGGGAGGTACACCTCCACGGTTCCTCATCATTGATGATGGCTGGCAACAGATTGAAAGTAAAGCGAAGGATCCTGGTTGTGTTGTACAAGAAGGAGCACA GTTTGCTACAATGTTGACTGGGATTAAAGAGAATgttaaatttcaaaagaaaaagaacggCCAGAACAACGAACAGCCCGAGCAGACATCGGGTCTTAAACATCTTGTAGACGGAGTAAAGCAACATCACAATGTGAA AAATGTTTATGTATGGCATGCACTAGCTGGTTATTGGGGTGGAGTGAAGCCAGCAGCAACTGGGATGGAACATTACGACACTGCCTTGGCATACCCAGTACAGTCGCCAGGAGTACTCGGAAACCAACCAGACATTGTCATGGACAGCTTGTCTGTACACGGCCTCGGTCTAGTACATCCGAAGAAGGTTTTCAACTTCTACAACGAGCTCCATGCTTACTTAGCTTCATGTGGAGTAGACGGAGTGAAGGTAGATGtgcaaaatattattgaaacccttgGTGCTGGACATGGTGGCCGAGTCTCACTTACACGCAGCTATAATCATGCGCTCGAGGCTTCCATTTCTCGTAACTTTTCCGACAATGGATGCATCGCTTGTATGTGTCACAACACTGATGGCCTTTACAGTGCTAAACAGACTGCCGTTGTAAGAGCCTCTGATGATTTTTACCCGCGTGATCCCGCTTCCCACACCATCCATATTTCATCTGTTGCATACAATTCACTTTTCCTTGGAGAGTTTATGCAACCAGATTGGGACATGTTCCAT AGTTTACATCCAGCAGCAGAATATCATGCTGCAGCTCGTGCAATTGGTGGATGTCCAATTTATGTCAG TGATAAGCCAGGCAACCACAATTTTGATCTTCTTAAGAAACTGGTTCTTCCTGACGGTTCGGTTCTCCGTGCTAAGTTACCCGGCAGGCCTACACGCGACTCTCTCTTTGTTGATCCGGCAAGAGATAGGACTAG CTTGCTCAAAATATGGAACATGAACAAATGTAATGGAGTTGTTGGTGTATTTAATTGCCAAGGTGCTGGGTGGTGCAAGGTAGAGAAGAAAACTCGCATCCACGATACATCTCCTGGTACACTCACTGGTTCTGTTTGTGCCTCTGATGTTGATTTCATCCACCAAGTAGCTGGTGCTGAATGGCATGGGGAGACTATTGTTTTTGCTTACAGATCAG GTGAGGTGATTCGACTACCGAAAGGGGTTTCGATTCCAGTGACACTAAAGGTTCTGGAGTTTGAACTTTTCCATTTCTGTCCAATCCAA GAAATAGCGCCAAGTATATCATTTGCAGCAATAGGTCTAATGGATATGTTCAACACTGGAGGAGCTGTGGAAGAGGTTGAAATCCACACAGCCTCTGATAACAAACAAGAACTATTTGACGGCGAGGTTGTATCGGAACTTACCACTTCTTCTCTTAGTCCTAACCGTACGACAACAGCAACTATTGCTCTAAAGGCCAGAGGAAGTGGCAAGTTTGGAGTTTACTCCTCTCAGCGTCCACTGAAGTGCACGGTAGATGGCGCTGTAACAGACTTCAACTATGAGTCAGAGACTGGGTTGACAACCTTCTCCATCCCAGTTCCTCAAGAAGAGATGTATAAATGGTTAATTGAGATCCAAGTTTAA